From the genome of Candidatus Edwardsbacteria bacterium:
GGCGTGCCGGGGGCAATGCCGGAATCGGGATCGCCCAAGACCGGGTCATAGATGTAGTCGCAGACCACGCAGCGGTATTTTTTCATGACATCCCCCTTGCTTTGTGTTTGTTTTGTTGACGGTTTGATGTTCTTCCGGTACTGGTCGTATGTCAAGGGCTCTCTTTCGGAAAATTTCTCTGCCGACACCACTTCCCCCAGGAAGATAGTGTGGCTGCCGGCGTCAAATGAATTTATGACTCGGCACTCAATGGCGCCCACCGTTTCCCTGGTGATGAGATGGCAGCCGGTGATGCCGGTTTTGTATTCCGTATTGACGCATTTATCCTCTTGATGGCCCGACTTAAGCCCCCAGTGGCGGATCAGTTCCGCCGGAGCCGTGTCTGCCAGGATGGATACGGCAAAATATCCGCTCCGGAGGATGAAATCGTGGGTCAGGTTGTCTTTCTTGATGCAAACGCCGACCGATGGCGGATTGGCCCCCACCTGGAACACCGCATCGGCCGTAAAACCGTTACAGCGACCTTTTCCCAGCGAGGTAACAATATACAGTCCGTAGGTCAGCTTGTTCAATGTGGTAAGGTCGATCACAGTCTCTCACCCTTTACCGAAACGGTCTCTACGGTGATGGGCATCTTTTTGCCCGAAGCCTTTAGAGTCTGCTGAACCAAACGCAGCAAACCCTGACAGCAGGGCACCTCCATTATCGCCACGGTGACGGATCTGATGTCGTTCTGCATGAATATCTCGGTCAGCTTTTCCAGATATGGCTCGGTCTTGTCTAATTTTGGGCAGGCAATTATAAGCGACCTCCCGGCCAGCATCACCTCATGAAAATCTCCGTAGGAGAAGGGCACGCAAGAAGCGGCTATCAGCAAGTTGGCTTCATTGAGGAACGGGGCGTTAACCGGAACCAAATGCAG
Proteins encoded in this window:
- a CDS encoding flavin reductase, coding for MIDLTTLNKLTYGLYIVTSLGKGRCNGFTADAVFQVGANPPSVGVCIKKDNLTHDFILRSGYFAVSILADTAPAELIRHWGLKSGHQEDKCVNTEYKTGITGCHLITRETVGAIECRVINSFDAGSHTIFLGEVVSAEKFSEREPLTYDQYRKNIKPSTKQTQSKGDVMKKYRCVVCDYIYDPVLGDPDSGIAPGTPFEQIPDDWVCPVCQVDKSNFEPVD
- a CDS encoding 4Fe-4S binding protein; amino-acid sequence: MKRKIVQIDQDKCNGCGQCIPNCVEGALKIVDGKAKLVSDRYCDGLGACLGHCPQGAIKVVEREAEGFNVRAIHELPQQGCPGSQVRQQKSAPATSNAVTVNSQLAHWPIQLHLVPVNAPFLNEANLLIAASCVPFSYGDFHEVMLAGRSLIIACPKLDKTEPYLEKLTEIFMQNDIRSVTVAIMEVPCCQGLLRLVQQTLKASGKKMPITVETVSVKGERL